In a single window of the Acidobacteriota bacterium genome:
- a CDS encoding glycoside hydrolase family 88 protein, translating to MPSSMHEQESLLTTLENAFSFAQDQVSSLLEKYPADYYPMYTVGGKFGQDRKRWTHWCDGFYPGMMFIFAEATGDEDWLNAAIRYTTPLEQRQYDRAVHDLGFLFFSTHLRWLELGGPVERIRPLLIQAGKTMAMRFMEKGQYLRSFVEPASLFIDIMMNVGTIFHAGIETEDDHLLDIANKHCQTTRRTIVRGDGSTAHEAIFDLNTGECLRQSTHQGYRGDSCWSRGLAWSLYGFTRSFLQSGQIDYLQTAMLNADYYLENTPANGVTPWDYDAPESGPLAKSQVDTSACAIAASGLLDLAEVTPDKTKARSYRDFALTSLKTLSEKYLGNLTPGFEGILSGGVYHIHKNLGVHEAVLFGEYFFVEALHKALDVLGEATLPAEMKPSIVKPYPEDSLPAWAKTWNDGPTEEEMPSPDGAQK from the coding sequence ATGCCAAGCTCAATGCACGAGCAAGAATCTCTGCTGACAACACTGGAAAATGCGTTTAGCTTTGCCCAGGATCAGGTCAGTTCCCTGCTGGAGAAATACCCGGCGGATTATTACCCGATGTACACCGTGGGCGGAAAGTTCGGCCAGGATCGCAAACGCTGGACACATTGGTGCGATGGATTTTATCCGGGAATGATGTTCATCTTCGCCGAAGCCACTGGCGATGAGGACTGGCTGAACGCTGCAATTCGTTATACGACGCCGCTGGAACAACGCCAATATGACCGCGCGGTTCACGATCTGGGCTTTTTGTTTTTTTCGACGCATCTGCGCTGGTTGGAACTCGGCGGGCCGGTTGAACGCATCCGCCCGCTGCTGATTCAAGCAGGCAAAACGATGGCGATGCGGTTTATGGAAAAGGGGCAATACCTGCGTTCGTTCGTCGAACCGGCTTCCCTGTTCATTGACATCATGATGAACGTCGGGACGATTTTTCACGCCGGGATCGAAACCGAAGACGATCATTTGCTGGACATTGCCAACAAACATTGCCAAACCACTCGACGAACCATCGTTCGCGGAGATGGTTCGACTGCTCACGAAGCCATTTTCGATTTGAACACAGGCGAATGCCTGCGCCAGTCCACGCATCAAGGCTACCGCGGAGATTCCTGTTGGAGCCGAGGTTTGGCGTGGTCGTTGTATGGGTTCACGCGGTCGTTTTTGCAAAGCGGGCAGATTGATTACCTGCAAACCGCGATGCTCAACGCGGATTACTATCTGGAAAACACGCCCGCCAATGGTGTCACGCCGTGGGATTACGATGCGCCGGAAAGCGGCCCGCTTGCAAAATCGCAAGTGGATACTTCTGCTTGTGCCATTGCCGCATCGGGTTTGCTGGATTTAGCCGAAGTCACGCCGGACAAAACGAAAGCGCGCTCGTATCGAGACTTCGCGCTGACTTCGTTAAAAACGCTTTCCGAAAAATACCTGGGCAATCTGACGCCGGGCTTTGAAGGCATTTTGAGCGGCGGCGTCTATCACATCCACAAAAACCTGGGCGTTCACGAAGCCGTGTTGTTTGGCGAATACTTTTTCGTCGAAGCCTTGCACAAGGCGCTGGACGTGCTGGGCGAAGCGACATTGCCTGCCGAGATGAAGCCGTCCATCGTCAAACCGTACCCCGAAGATTCGCTGCCAGCTTGGGCGAAAACATGGAATGACGGCCCTACCGAAGAAGAGATGCCTTCCCCCGACGGAGCGCAAAAATGA
- a CDS encoding insulinase family protein has product MNIKLRFYLRAAASVATALVLVAVFSVSQTGVSAKPQWQLLKLKNGMDVIVIENRSVPLVTVEVAVKNGSYTEPPEYNGLSHLYEHMFFKSNERSKAEGYNDRAAELGMLSNAQTREEVVNYYTTTINTGLREAMVLMSDALRYPLFDKQELDQEIHVVIDELNQHLSNPFNYLFEATNQRLWYKYPSRKRPGGDPETVAKATPEMMRVIQKKFYIPNNSALVVAGDVNAQEVFKLAGEIFGDWQRSEDPFVKDPVPRHPPLPKDDSVIVNQPVNSATIQISWEGPSTDLDTTATYAADVFSFVVNQPNSQFSHNLVDSGLITNGGLNYYTQKNVGPISITAQATPDKLKAALKAISTEVNKFDSPNYFSDDELQYAKTLLDVDEIYDREKPSEYAHTLSFWWASSGLDYFGNYGDNLNKVTREEIARYVRKYIKNKPRIVAVLISDADQKRIGLTEADLAFRLDPVGAAVSDKAEPKPVQAPKTTSKGAAAKKPVSKTKPKP; this is encoded by the coding sequence GTGAATATCAAGCTTCGTTTTTACCTCAGAGCCGCCGCCAGCGTTGCGACGGCTCTGGTTTTGGTTGCGGTGTTTTCAGTCAGCCAGACTGGTGTGTCAGCCAAACCCCAATGGCAGTTGCTGAAATTGAAAAACGGCATGGACGTGATCGTCATTGAAAACCGTTCGGTGCCGCTGGTGACGGTCGAAGTTGCGGTGAAAAACGGCTCGTACACGGAACCTCCGGAATACAACGGCCTGTCGCATTTGTACGAACACATGTTTTTCAAATCGAACGAGCGGTCGAAAGCCGAAGGCTACAACGACCGCGCGGCGGAACTGGGCATGCTCAGCAACGCCCAAACCCGTGAAGAAGTCGTCAACTACTACACCACGACAATCAACACCGGCTTGCGCGAAGCGATGGTTTTGATGAGCGACGCGTTGCGCTATCCGCTATTCGACAAACAGGAACTGGATCAGGAAATTCACGTCGTGATTGACGAACTGAACCAGCATTTGTCAAATCCGTTCAACTATTTGTTCGAGGCAACGAATCAGCGACTGTGGTACAAATATCCTTCGCGCAAACGCCCCGGTGGCGATCCGGAAACCGTCGCCAAAGCCACGCCGGAAATGATGCGCGTGATTCAAAAGAAATTTTACATCCCGAATAACTCGGCGCTGGTCGTGGCGGGCGATGTCAACGCGCAGGAAGTGTTCAAACTCGCCGGAGAGATTTTCGGTGATTGGCAGCGCAGCGAAGACCCGTTTGTCAAAGACCCGGTTCCGCGTCATCCGCCGCTGCCGAAGGATGATTCCGTGATCGTCAATCAGCCTGTCAATTCGGCAACCATTCAAATTTCCTGGGAAGGCCCTTCGACGGATTTGGATACGACGGCGACCTATGCGGCGGACGTGTTTTCTTTCGTCGTCAACCAGCCGAATTCGCAGTTTTCACATAATCTGGTGGACTCCGGACTGATTACCAACGGCGGGTTGAACTATTACACGCAAAAGAACGTCGGGCCAATTTCGATTACCGCGCAAGCAACGCCCGACAAGCTCAAAGCCGCGCTCAAAGCCATCAGCACCGAGGTCAACAAATTCGATTCGCCGAATTACTTCAGTGATGACGAATTGCAATATGCGAAAACGTTGCTGGATGTGGATGAAATTTACGACCGCGAAAAGCCGTCCGAATACGCGCACACGCTCAGTTTCTGGTGGGCCAGTTCCGGTCTGGATTATTTCGGGAATTATGGCGACAACCTGAACAAGGTCACCCGCGAAGAGATCGCGCGCTACGTTCGCAAGTACATCAAAAACAAACCGCGCATCGTCGCCGTCCTGATTTCCGACGCCGATCAAAAACGAATTGGGCTGACCGAGGCGGATTTGGCATTCCGGCTTGATCCGGTTGGAGCCGCCGTCAGTGACAAAGCCGAACCCAAACCCGTTCAGGCGCCGAAAACGACCAGCAAAGGCGCTGCGGCGAAAAAGCCGGTTAGTAAAACGAAGCCGAAACCATAA
- a CDS encoding Y-family DNA polymerase, with protein sequence MRAVALIDANNFYVSCERAFNPKLRGEPTVVLSNNDGCVVSRSNEAKKLGIRMAVPVFQVRNIIERHGVYVLSSNYELYGDLSNRMMGVLEDFSPEVERYSIDEAFISLEAEDSAGLEQLGRAIKTKIYRFTGIPVSVGIGATKTLSKVAGHHAKTLPELEGVFDLTPRSLQVAALRRTPIEEVWGIGYRWAAKLKGNGIRTAFDLREARDEWIRTNMNITGLRLAHELRGTQCHTLDTCPQPRRAVNSTRSFGEMVSSKDDLKAAVAMFVARAAEKLRRERMLAGIITVFVLTDKYKLEDEQYSGSLTLQLAPLTNITNEIQAVAFKALDTIFRKGLRYKKAGVMLGDLVPDYGFPQPLWETGKAERMRELMANLDRLNRRYGRETVQCGMYISEGKWQMQMNRRSPRYTTRWDELLKVVC encoded by the coding sequence ATGAGAGCCGTTGCCTTGATTGATGCCAACAACTTTTACGTTTCCTGCGAGCGCGCCTTCAATCCAAAATTGCGCGGCGAGCCAACCGTCGTCCTGTCAAACAACGACGGTTGCGTCGTTTCGCGTTCGAACGAAGCCAAAAAGCTGGGCATACGAATGGCGGTTCCAGTGTTTCAGGTTCGCAATATCATCGAACGCCACGGCGTTTATGTTTTGTCGAGCAATTACGAACTGTACGGCGATCTTTCCAACCGAATGATGGGCGTGCTGGAAGATTTTTCGCCCGAAGTCGAACGCTATTCAATTGACGAAGCCTTCATCAGTCTGGAAGCGGAAGATTCCGCCGGGCTGGAACAACTGGGACGCGCAATCAAAACGAAGATTTATCGTTTCACGGGTATTCCGGTTTCCGTGGGCATCGGCGCAACAAAAACACTTTCCAAAGTCGCCGGTCACCACGCGAAAACCTTGCCGGAATTGGAAGGCGTGTTTGATTTGACGCCGCGTTCGTTGCAGGTTGCGGCGCTTCGCCGAACTCCGATTGAAGAAGTTTGGGGGATCGGTTATCGCTGGGCGGCGAAGCTGAAAGGCAACGGTATTCGCACGGCTTTCGATTTGCGCGAAGCTCGCGACGAATGGATTCGCACCAATATGAACATCACGGGATTGCGATTGGCGCACGAGCTTCGGGGCACTCAATGCCACACGCTGGACACCTGCCCGCAACCCCGCAGAGCCGTTAACTCGACCCGTTCGTTCGGGGAAATGGTTTCTTCCAAAGACGATCTGAAGGCTGCCGTGGCGATGTTTGTCGCTCGCGCCGCCGAAAAGCTGCGGCGAGAACGAATGCTGGCGGGAATCATCACTGTGTTCGTGCTGACAGATAAATACAAACTTGAGGATGAGCAGTATTCCGGTTCGTTGACACTGCAACTGGCTCCGCTTACCAACATCACCAACGAAATTCAGGCTGTCGCCTTCAAGGCGCTCGACACCATTTTTCGCAAAGGTCTGCGTTACAAAAAAGCTGGTGTGATGTTGGGCGATCTGGTGCCGGATTACGGATTTCCACAGCCGCTTTGGGAAACTGGTAAGGCGGAACGAATGCGCGAATTGATGGCCAACCTGGATCGGCTGAACCGACGATACGGGCGAGAAACCGTGCAATGCGGGATGTACATTTCCGAAGGCAAATGGCAGATGCAAATGAATCGCCGTTCGCCTCGTTACACGACTCGGTGGGATGAACTGTTAAAGGTCGTTTGCTGA
- a CDS encoding 3-ketoacyl-ACP reductase, whose translation MTRPVSIVTGAGRGIGRGIAIELAKLGHAVVINYAGNAAAADECLQLVRAAGSEGITVRADVASAENRARLVAETLATFGRIDLLVNNAGVAPNVRADILEAGEESFDRLININLKGPYFLTQAVANQMIEQVKSGNVSLFGSPRIVTITSVSAYTASVNRGDYCVAKAGLAMMTSLFAARLAEFGINVYEVRPGVIATDMTEGVKEKYDRLIADGAWPIRRWGLPEDVGRAVAAIARGDFPFSTGEVINVDGGFHLRTL comes from the coding sequence ATGACCAGACCGGTTTCCATCGTCACAGGCGCAGGGCGCGGCATTGGCCGAGGCATCGCAATCGAACTGGCGAAACTCGGCCACGCTGTGGTCATCAATTACGCGGGCAACGCGGCGGCGGCGGATGAATGCTTGCAACTCGTTCGCGCGGCAGGCAGTGAAGGCATCACCGTTCGCGCTGATGTCGCTTCCGCTGAAAACCGCGCGCGTTTGGTGGCAGAAACTCTGGCCACTTTCGGGCGAATTGATTTGCTGGTGAACAACGCTGGCGTTGCGCCAAACGTCCGCGCGGACATTCTGGAAGCTGGCGAAGAATCCTTTGACCGGTTGATCAACATCAATCTGAAAGGCCCGTACTTTCTGACCCAAGCTGTCGCCAACCAGATGATCGAACAGGTGAAAAGCGGCAACGTCAGTTTGTTCGGCTCGCCACGCATTGTGACGATCACTTCGGTTTCGGCTTATACGGCTTCGGTCAATCGCGGAGATTACTGCGTCGCCAAAGCGGGCCTGGCGATGATGACTTCCTTGTTCGCCGCACGCTTGGCGGAATTCGGCATCAATGTTTACGAAGTTCGCCCCGGCGTCATCGCGACCGATATGACCGAAGGCGTGAAGGAAAAGTACGACAGGCTGATCGCCGATGGCGCGTGGCCGATTCGCCGTTGGGGATTGCCGGAAGATGTGGGACGCGCAGTCGCCGCCATCGCTCGCGGAGATTTCCCTTTCTCAACCGGCGAAGTCATCAATGTGGACGGCGGCTTTCACTTGCGAACGCTTTAA
- a CDS encoding radical SAM protein: protein MHKPIKYVEKGLSAVAGAAFNTIQFFNQFNPNESFIPKWSDKPLQKSWQKTKPTLGWPRVTDSLCPKCVKEARKRIIEEGEDPWQVIQEKPGEIKATIIEREGQIWMLKDCPVHGHFEDMMAVDSKFLEHIETMYPGRDIDAHNDQHVHHHASSTIKYGRGSVLTIDLTNRCNMMCDPCFMDANQVGFVHELSWEEIKEILDNAIQVKPRRQMSVQFSGGEPTLSPYFLDAVRYARKVGYNSVQAATNGIEFAKSKEFARKAAEAGLRYVYLQFDGIGNAANSHRQVGNLFDVKLKAIDNLHSAGVEIVLVTTLVNTVNNDEVGPVIRFAMDNPKKIGFISFQPVSFTGRDEDITDDRRLRQRYTLSHMAHDVRKQVGITDPHKDWFPISLMSAFADFADMAHGPDREWGQMSCGCHPNCGVGTAVMIDKETKEMKPVPDFINIPGLIKDMRKITDAARGKKFSMAMMAMALLKNYNSFGAPTHFKLMDLLQKFDKTFGLSGKNYGKSDPTRTMDDIQLRRKDRWNFLFIAGMWFQDLFNYDFRRTEMCIIPYGTQEGEISFCAYNTGIGWRNIIENMHQNATVAKWYQEHGRHEIFANNHSVKLSDAAHKLNVNAEDSARGREKGILPQTAKEEQAAMRKLYMQSVLKKAGAEQKLVQLGGLGSKKEEGTGAVSVSGD, encoded by the coding sequence ATGCATAAACCAATCAAGTATGTTGAAAAAGGCTTGTCGGCGGTGGCCGGAGCGGCGTTCAACACAATCCAGTTCTTCAATCAGTTCAACCCGAACGAATCCTTCATTCCGAAATGGTCGGATAAACCACTCCAAAAATCCTGGCAAAAAACCAAGCCAACCTTGGGCTGGCCGCGCGTAACCGACAGCCTTTGCCCAAAGTGTGTCAAAGAAGCTCGCAAACGCATCATTGAGGAAGGTGAAGATCCGTGGCAAGTGATCCAGGAAAAACCCGGCGAAATCAAAGCGACGATCATCGAACGCGAAGGCCAAATCTGGATGCTCAAAGATTGCCCGGTTCACGGTCACTTTGAAGACATGATGGCTGTTGATTCCAAATTCCTGGAGCACATCGAAACGATGTATCCGGGTCGCGACATTGATGCGCACAACGACCAGCACGTTCACCATCACGCTTCATCCACAATCAAATACGGACGCGGTTCGGTATTGACGATTGACCTGACCAATCGCTGCAACATGATGTGCGATCCCTGTTTTATGGACGCCAATCAGGTCGGTTTCGTTCACGAACTGTCGTGGGAAGAAATCAAAGAGATTCTGGACAACGCGATTCAGGTCAAACCGCGCCGCCAAATGTCGGTGCAGTTTTCAGGCGGTGAACCGACCTTGTCGCCATACTTCCTGGATGCGGTTCGGTATGCTCGTAAAGTCGGTTACAACTCTGTACAGGCTGCGACCAACGGAATTGAGTTCGCCAAATCAAAAGAATTCGCGCGCAAAGCCGCTGAAGCCGGTTTGCGCTACGTTTACCTCCAATTTGACGGCATCGGCAATGCCGCCAACTCGCACCGTCAAGTCGGCAACCTATTCGACGTGAAGCTGAAGGCGATTGACAACTTGCATTCAGCGGGCGTCGAAATCGTGCTGGTGACGACGCTGGTCAATACGGTCAACAACGACGAAGTCGGCCCGGTGATTCGCTTCGCGATGGATAATCCGAAGAAGATTGGTTTCATTTCCTTCCAGCCGGTTTCTTTCACAGGACGCGACGAAGACATCACAGACGACCGCCGCCTGCGTCAACGCTATACCCTGTCCCACATGGCGCACGACGTTCGCAAACAAGTCGGCATCACTGATCCCCACAAGGACTGGTTCCCGATTTCGTTAATGAGCGCCTTCGCAGACTTCGCCGATATGGCGCACGGCCCGGATCGCGAATGGGGTCAGATGAGTTGCGGCTGCCACCCGAACTGCGGCGTGGGCACCGCGGTGATGATTGACAAAGAAACCAAAGAGATGAAACCCGTCCCGGATTTCATCAACATTCCTGGTTTGATCAAAGACATGCGGAAGATCACCGATGCTGCGCGCGGCAAGAAGTTTTCGATGGCAATGATGGCCATGGCTTTGTTGAAGAACTACAACTCCTTCGGCGCACCCACGCACTTCAAATTGATGGATTTGCTGCAGAAGTTCGATAAGACCTTCGGACTGTCGGGCAAGAACTACGGAAAATCCGATCCGACCCGGACGATGGATGACATTCAGTTGCGCCGCAAAGATCGTTGGAACTTCCTGTTTATCGCCGGAATGTGGTTCCAGGATTTGTTCAACTACGATTTCCGCCGCACCGAAATGTGCATCATTCCGTACGGCACGCAGGAAGGCGAAATCAGCTTCTGCGCTTACAACACCGGGATCGGCTGGCGCAACATCATCGAAAATATGCACCAGAACGCCACGGTCGCGAAGTGGTATCAGGAGCATGGCCGTCACGAGATTTTTGCCAACAATCACAGCGTCAAACTGAGTGATGCGGCTCATAAACTGAACGTCAACGCCGAAGACTCAGCTCGTGGTCGTGAAAAAGGCATTTTGCCGCAGACCGCGAAAGAAGAGCAGGCCGCAATGCGCAAACTGTATATGCAGTCTGTGTTGAAGAAAGCTGGCGCTGAACAGAAACTCGTTCAGCTTGGCGGCTTGGGCAGCAAAAAAGAAGAAGGCACTGGCGCAGTTTCTGTGTCCGGCGACTAA
- the umuD gene encoding translesion error-prone DNA polymerase V autoproteolytic subunit encodes MTPIELQVPTEQTTLSDGLHSGFPSPADDYLHRPLDLNQRLTPHPATTFFVQVSGDSMAGDRIFNGDILIIDRAEDCRDGDLVLAIVESQFVLRLLRKREHSFWLYSSEPDQPGVELTENCEIWGRVMWSLTKH; translated from the coding sequence ATGACTCCGATTGAGCTTCAGGTTCCAACGGAACAAACCACCCTGAGCGATGGACTGCATTCCGGTTTTCCTTCGCCCGCAGATGATTACCTTCACCGTCCGCTGGATTTGAATCAGCGCTTGACGCCTCATCCGGCGACGACGTTCTTTGTCCAGGTCAGCGGCGATTCCATGGCCGGGGATCGCATTTTCAACGGAGACATTCTGATCATTGATCGCGCCGAAGATTGCCGCGACGGCGATCTGGTGCTGGCGATTGTCGAAAGCCAGTTCGTATTGCGGCTTTTGAGAAAACGCGAACACAGCTTCTGGCTCTATTCATCTGAACCGGATCAGCCAGGCGTAGAGTTGACCGAAAACTGCGAGATTTGGGGCCGCGTGATGTGGTCGCTGACCAAACACTGA
- a CDS encoding insulinase family protein has translation MKTNILSAKTIYGYLSAVLLALSLSVSAYAQAAAPAKTSDSTTDFTLANGLKTIHRQVTGNEVVAVQIYFRGGTRNITEKNAGIETLLFEVAQQGTKNFSKTQINRELSRMGTVIDSAAGYDFSVIAMRCVRKNFDRSWELLTDIILNPLFDEKEVALVKDQILNGLRQQNDNPETSVAILSNKLLFSSHPYFNSPDGTVESVSALTPAELKAHHAKILGAGRMVAVVVGNITLPEIKQKIETSFGKLAKGDYKNDAVQSFAKASTPEFQIINRPVATNYIRATFAAPPLDNPDYPAFSVAIDILSQLFFQEVRVRRNLSYGADATLLSNRANSGFLSVTTPKPNETIRVMFEQIDFMQRQTIREEGLNSIVSGFLTKYYTKLETNDAQAARLAEYELLGGDWHRLLTWIDEVNKVKPSDITRVCRTYLKNFHFAVAGEPSQFDRDLFLSR, from the coding sequence ATGAAAACTAATATTCTGTCTGCCAAAACGATTTATGGTTATTTGAGCGCCGTATTGTTGGCGCTTTCGTTGTCTGTTTCTGCCTACGCGCAGGCTGCCGCTCCGGCAAAAACTTCCGACTCGACCACCGATTTCACGCTGGCCAATGGGTTGAAAACGATTCATCGCCAGGTGACTGGCAATGAAGTCGTCGCCGTGCAAATTTACTTTCGCGGCGGAACGCGCAACATCACGGAAAAAAACGCAGGCATTGAAACGCTGTTGTTTGAAGTCGCCCAGCAGGGAACCAAAAATTTCAGCAAAACCCAGATCAATCGCGAATTGTCGCGTATGGGAACCGTCATTGATTCCGCCGCCGGATACGATTTCAGCGTGATTGCCATGCGCTGTGTGCGGAAAAACTTTGATCGGTCGTGGGAGCTTTTGACCGACATCATTCTCAACCCGCTATTTGATGAAAAAGAAGTCGCGCTGGTTAAAGACCAGATTCTGAATGGGCTGCGCCAGCAAAACGATAACCCCGAAACCTCCGTCGCCATTTTGAGCAACAAACTGCTCTTTTCTTCGCACCCGTATTTCAACTCGCCGGATGGCACGGTGGAATCCGTCAGCGCATTGACGCCTGCGGAGTTGAAAGCACATCACGCGAAAATTCTGGGTGCAGGAAGAATGGTTGCCGTGGTTGTCGGCAACATTACCTTGCCGGAAATCAAACAGAAGATCGAAACCAGCTTTGGCAAATTGGCAAAAGGCGATTACAAAAATGACGCGGTTCAATCCTTCGCCAAAGCTTCGACGCCTGAATTTCAAATCATCAATCGCCCCGTCGCCACCAACTACATTCGAGCGACGTTTGCCGCGCCGCCGCTGGATAATCCTGATTACCCGGCGTTTTCGGTGGCAATTGACATTCTCAGTCAGCTTTTCTTTCAGGAAGTCCGCGTTCGCCGCAACCTGAGTTACGGCGCGGATGCCACGCTGTTATCAAACCGCGCCAATTCCGGGTTTTTGTCGGTTACGACGCCCAAGCCAAATGAAACCATTCGCGTGATGTTCGAGCAGATTGACTTTATGCAGCGGCAAACGATTCGCGAAGAAGGGTTGAATTCCATCGTCAGCGGATTTTTGACCAAGTATTACACGAAGCTGGAAACCAATGACGCACAGGCGGCGCGATTGGCGGAGTATGAATTGCTCGGCGGAGATTGGCATCGTTTGCTGACCTGGATTGATGAAGTCAACAAGGTCAAACCGTCCGACATCACGCGCGTTTGCCGAACCTATCTGAAAAATTTCCACTTTGCCGTTGCGGGCGAACCGAGTCAGTTTGACCGGGATTTGTTTTTAAGCAGGTGA
- a CDS encoding methylmalonyl-CoA carboxyltransferase: protein MSWQPEVDEIKRRVELAKQMGGEANVARQHANGRLTVRERIDRLLDAGSFHEVGALAGKAAYVDGELVEFMPSNFVCGLGRINNRRVVVGGDDFTVRGGAADASIGHKMSYSERMARELRLPLIRLVDGTGGGGSVKTLEMTGRTYVPANPAWDIVVASMSEIPVVAAALGPCAGLGAVRVVSSHFSVMVKGVSQLFVAGPPVVVRGVGENVTKEELGGSSIHAHGSGCVDNEVETEDEAFAEIRRFLSYLPQNVWQIPLRVENRDDPARSEEELLSIIPHDRRLAYDVRRILSLVLDRDSFFEIGRFYGRPLVAGLARLNGYAVGVMAGDPKQGGGALDADGSEKMTRFADLCNTFHLPVVNFVDQPGFLIGTRAERMGTARYGARAMAAVYQATIPWCSIILRRVFGVAGAAHGNAQALNLRYAWPSGDWGSLPIEGGVMAAYKRDIESAPDPEARRREIEEKLNELRSPFRTAEAFGIEEIIDPRDTRRLLCDWVEMAYDLLPTQLGVKLHGFRP from the coding sequence TTGAGCTGGCAACCTGAAGTTGACGAGATCAAACGCCGGGTCGAACTGGCAAAACAAATGGGCGGCGAAGCCAACGTTGCGCGCCAACACGCGAACGGCAGATTGACCGTGCGGGAACGCATTGACCGTTTGCTGGACGCGGGTTCGTTTCATGAAGTCGGCGCATTGGCGGGCAAGGCGGCTTATGTGGATGGCGAGTTGGTGGAGTTTATGCCATCGAATTTTGTTTGCGGTCTGGGACGAATCAACAATCGTCGAGTGGTTGTCGGCGGCGACGATTTCACAGTGCGCGGTGGCGCTGCCGATGCCAGCATCGGGCACAAGATGAGTTATTCGGAGCGCATGGCGCGCGAGCTTCGCTTGCCGTTGATTCGATTGGTTGATGGCACAGGTGGAGGCGGTAGCGTGAAAACGCTGGAAATGACAGGTCGAACGTACGTTCCGGCAAATCCGGCTTGGGATATTGTCGTCGCTTCGATGTCGGAAATCCCTGTGGTGGCAGCGGCGCTGGGGCCTTGCGCGGGGTTGGGAGCCGTGCGCGTTGTCAGTTCGCACTTTTCGGTGATGGTCAAAGGTGTCAGCCAATTGTTTGTCGCCGGGCCGCCGGTGGTCGTTCGCGGTGTCGGCGAAAATGTGACCAAAGAAGAACTGGGCGGTTCCAGCATTCATGCGCACGGCAGCGGCTGCGTGGATAACGAAGTCGAAACGGAAGATGAAGCCTTCGCCGAAATTCGCCGCTTTCTTTCGTATTTGCCGCAGAACGTTTGGCAGATTCCACTGCGAGTGGAAAACCGCGACGATCCGGCGCGCAGCGAAGAAGAGTTGCTTTCGATCATTCCACACGACCGGCGTTTGGCGTATGACGTGCGGCGAATTTTAAGTTTGGTGCTCGACCGCGATTCGTTTTTTGAAATCGGCAGGTTTTACGGACGGCCCTTGGTCGCTGGCTTGGCGCGGTTGAACGGTTACGCTGTGGGCGTGATGGCGGGCGACCCGAAACAGGGCGGCGGCGCGCTGGACGCCGACGGCAGCGAGAAAATGACGCGCTTTGCCGACCTGTGCAACACCTTTCATTTGCCGGTTGTGAACTTTGTAGATCAACCGGGTTTCCTGATTGGCACGCGCGCGGAGCGAATGGGCACAGCTCGGTATGGCGCACGAGCGATGGCGGCCGTCTATCAGGCGACGATTCCGTGGTGTTCGATCATTTTGCGCCGCGTGTTCGGCGTTGCTGGGGCTGCGCACGGTAATGCTCAAGCATTGAATTTGCGCTACGCCTGGCCGAGCGGCGATTGGGGATCGCTGCCAATCGAAGGCGGCGTGATGGCGGCCTACAAACGCGACATAGAGTCCGCGCCTGACCCTGAAGCCCGGCGACGAGAGATTGAAGAAAAGCTAAACGAATTGCGTTCACCGTTTCGAACCGCCGAAGCGTTTGGCATCGAAGAAATCATTGACCCGCGCGACACGCGGCGGTTGCTGTGCGATTGGGTGGAAATGGCCTATGACTTATTGCCAACGCAACTTGGCGTGAAACTACATGGCTTTCGTCCATGA